In Alkalihalobacillus sp. FSL W8-0930, a single window of DNA contains:
- a CDS encoding IS256 family transposase, giving the protein MTQFQFNLNMDTLKESVMNSSIEPVMKSMIVLILNEYMEKERDDYLQVDHYERSDLRKDHRNGYYEREMMYQIGRVKLRVPRTRSGEFSPSIFEKYLRCDQSFIMSMLEMFVNGVSTRRVNHIVQELCGETVSKSFVSSLTKKLDPLVREWAERPLNTEYYPYVFVDAMYIKVREHHKVVSKAVYIATAINENHSREILGLNVSHEESFEAWKAFFDQLKGRGLQSPKLVISDAHAGLRKAIQKEFIGTAWQRCTVHFKKNIIQSLPKNNMDEVKLDLKRIFQAINPKDARLFKDQFISKYADHPKLEKAIVKLEEGFDDSIQYMNEPHPYHVFLRTTNSIERLNQEIRRRERVIRIFPNTQSAFRLIGAVLMDEADSMKKRQLIFKDSVNPSS; this is encoded by the coding sequence ATGACTCAATTTCAGTTTAACCTAAATATGGATACCTTAAAAGAATCCGTAATGAATTCTTCCATTGAACCTGTTATGAAGTCTATGATTGTTTTAATTTTAAATGAATACATGGAAAAAGAACGAGATGATTATCTCCAAGTAGATCATTATGAACGTTCAGATCTTCGAAAAGACCATCGAAATGGCTACTATGAGAGAGAGATGATGTATCAAATCGGGCGCGTGAAACTCCGTGTCCCTCGCACTCGAAGTGGAGAGTTTTCGCCATCTATCTTTGAAAAGTATTTACGATGTGATCAATCATTTATCATGTCGATGCTTGAGATGTTCGTCAACGGAGTCTCTACTCGCAGAGTGAATCATATCGTTCAGGAGCTTTGTGGAGAAACCGTCTCAAAATCCTTTGTTTCTTCGTTGACCAAGAAGCTAGATCCACTCGTTCGCGAGTGGGCTGAACGTCCTCTTAACACCGAATATTATCCATATGTGTTTGTAGATGCGATGTACATTAAGGTGCGTGAACACCATAAAGTTGTATCTAAAGCTGTCTACATAGCCACAGCGATTAATGAAAACCATAGTCGGGAAATTCTAGGGTTGAATGTGAGTCATGAAGAGAGTTTTGAAGCGTGGAAAGCGTTCTTTGATCAGTTAAAAGGTAGAGGCCTACAGTCTCCAAAATTAGTGATCTCAGATGCGCACGCTGGATTAAGAAAAGCCATTCAGAAAGAGTTCATCGGTACAGCCTGGCAACGCTGTACGGTTCATTTCAAGAAGAACATCATTCAGTCACTTCCAAAGAATAATATGGATGAGGTAAAGCTGGATCTTAAACGAATTTTTCAAGCCATCAACCCAAAAGATGCCCGTCTATTTAAAGATCAATTTATTTCCAAATATGCAGATCATCCCAAATTAGAAAAGGCCATCGTGAAGCTGGAAGAAGGATTTGATGATTCGATTCAATACATGAATGAACCTCATCCTTATCATGTGTTCTTAAGAACAACGAATTCAATCGAGAGATTGAATCAAGAAATACGAAGAAGAGAAAGGGTCATTCGCATATTTCCAAATACCCAATCGGCTTTCCGACTCATAGGAGCAGTTTTGATGGATGAAGCCGACTCCATGAAAAAGCGACAGTTAATCTTTAAGGATAGTGTAAACCCATCATCATGA
- a CDS encoding TetR/AcrR family transcriptional regulator — protein sequence MTADEIKKAALFSFGQNGFEGASLAQIADEVGIKKQSIYTHFKNKDDLFLTVLEDSLQNDWSFLVNWIDQNQDLSMHDLLEEHLYLLLRRFSEEDSYRFGLRISFFPPSHLYEKVMHQVAQYESRFEEAFMPIFETALSEGFLDIKDARSGVLAYLSMVDAIFIELIYGNKERALMKLKALWSIFWRGVVK from the coding sequence ATGACAGCTGATGAAATTAAAAAAGCTGCTTTGTTTTCGTTTGGACAAAATGGTTTTGAAGGTGCTTCTTTAGCCCAAATTGCTGATGAAGTGGGCATTAAAAAGCAATCAATCTATACACATTTTAAAAACAAGGATGATCTTTTTCTAACGGTACTTGAAGATTCTTTACAAAATGATTGGTCGTTTCTCGTAAACTGGATTGATCAGAATCAAGACCTCTCAATGCATGACCTTTTGGAAGAACATCTTTACTTATTGCTTCGACGTTTTTCTGAAGAGGATAGCTACCGATTTGGGCTGCGAATTTCCTTCTTCCCACCTTCTCATTTGTATGAAAAGGTGATGCATCAGGTTGCCCAGTACGAATCAAGATTTGAGGAGGCTTTTATGCCTATATTTGAAACAGCTCTTTCAGAAGGTTTCTTGGACATAAAAGATGCCAGATCAGGTGTATTAGCTTATTTATCAATGGTCGATGCGATATTCATCGAATTAATTTATGGAAATAAGGAACGTGCTCTGATGAAGTTAAAGGCATTATGGTCAATATTCTGGCGTGGTGTCGTTAAATAA
- a CDS encoding ABC transporter ATP-binding protein, whose protein sequence is MLTVSHVSKMYSGKVAYRALEDVSFDVGDGEYVGIMGPSGSGKTTLLNIMSTIDSPTSGSIQLDGETPHALNEKQLASFRARKLGFVFQNFQLLDTLTVEENMVLPLTLDGGHSIQEMQSRIQQLAKKLGIHEILDKRIYELSGGQIQRTAIGRALIHKPKLLLADEPTGNLDSRATSDVMELLHKMNKEEKTTILMVTHDPVVASYCDRILFIKDGQLFNELYKGEHRESFYQNIVQVLSLMGGDNRDLSSVRLP, encoded by the coding sequence ATGCTAACAGTGAGCCATGTTTCCAAAATGTATAGTGGAAAGGTTGCTTATCGTGCGCTTGAGGATGTTTCATTTGATGTGGGTGACGGGGAATATGTTGGGATTATGGGACCCTCTGGTAGTGGGAAAACGACTCTTCTCAATATCATGTCAACGATTGATTCACCCACTTCAGGCTCGATCCAATTGGATGGAGAGACGCCTCATGCATTAAATGAAAAGCAGCTGGCTTCCTTTCGGGCGAGAAAGCTGGGATTTGTGTTTCAAAACTTTCAACTGCTTGATACGCTAACAGTGGAAGAAAATATGGTCCTGCCTCTTACGCTTGACGGAGGTCACTCCATTCAAGAAATGCAAAGTCGGATTCAGCAATTGGCAAAGAAACTTGGAATTCATGAAATTCTTGATAAACGGATCTATGAGTTATCAGGTGGACAAATTCAGCGCACGGCGATTGGACGGGCTTTAATACATAAACCGAAGCTTTTGCTGGCAGATGAGCCTACGGGAAATTTAGATTCCAGGGCAACAAGTGATGTCATGGAGCTTTTACATAAGATGAATAAGGAAGAGAAGACAACCATTCTGATGGTGACACATGACCCAGTTGTCGCGAGTTACTGTGATCGGATTTTATTTATTAAGGATGGTCAGCTGTTTAACGAATTATATAAGGGGGAGCATCGGGAATCCTTTTATCAAAATATTGTTCAGGTTCTTTCATTGATGGGAGGAGACAATCGTGACCTTTCGTCAGTTCGCCTACCGTAA